The Dreissena polymorpha isolate Duluth1 chromosome 8, UMN_Dpol_1.0, whole genome shotgun sequence genome includes the window AACATACCCACTGTCAACCACACCATGCTCATCAGAAGGTATGTCTATTTGAtgaatatctaaattttatgatCAATGCTTATTATTTCACAAATAATACTGCTTGTtttctaaattaaaatattaacacaatttttttgtttaaatttgcttTGTGTGTCAGCTAATGCAAGTTGTGCTTGCATTTCTCTTTATTGTTTCCATAAGACAAAACGAGGCTGGACAAGCTGTCGAGGAGGTGGCAAAGTCAAGTGCCGATACATGCTTGCAAAAAGAAGtgcattttaatgaaatgtatGTATCATGTTCACTGTAAAATTTCatttatggtggacgaaccagttatcgaacacctaagaaattaagttaaatttgcaaacacttaaaataacaaaaacaatttgttttaacaaataactaacagttcaatcattaaataacttatctgtaaagttttcaagcaaatatccgtcaagaattcataacaatgattccttgtttattgtcacctctagcagacaaaacaaaatggcggccgatgtaaacatgacctattaccgaaCAGTTCATAAATACTTCTccagtgaatataaacaaacatgaaactgaacaattttttttgaaacatgaaaattaacaaaattagaaAAGCATGTAGCTttgaacacaaaaaaacaagtctattccTCTGCAATATTGTGGCAAGGACAATAGAACGGGTCATTTCTCCTAACAACATTTGTGGCTGTGCAAAACTGCAAGTGCACCCAGTGGCTACAGTTATCAAAGTCACACTTGGCCCACTTTACAAATATCAATGATACGCAGTTAGCAAGTTCTTTTGGCTGAAAGAGGCTGCATACACAACaagtttcatcatcatcttcatcttcagaGGATTCAACATCAGTGTTTAGATGGGAGGGTCCAGGCTCTGGGTAagtgtgttgttttgttgattgtttttttttcagttgtttgTTCCTTGTTTGTGAAACTGTTTCTTTTGTGGGCATAAGCTTCGAATGTTTGTTGGATTGTTCAGTTTGTTGCTTGTTTTTCTGTTCATTTGTTGTTTCAGCTCTTTCCCTGAGTTTCTGTTCAATTATCGGATCTGTTATTTCTTTGCCAGATGTAAATTCAAGAATGTTAttctttttctttgcattgtTGAATTCTTTCTTTTTGTTAATGACAACTTCTGCTTCATAGAAGAAAACATCAGGATTTctttcatgcatgtttttgttgatttcaggAACAGATGGTGCAGCAACATATGGTAGCGAAGTGGTAAAATGCTCCTTGCTAACAGCTGACTCGTCAACAGGAAAAACACCTGATTTCTTGAAGGCAGATCGAAGATTTTCCACAGACAATGCTGCTACGTATGCAGCAGATCCAAGAGGAGCAACATTGTACCTTGTTATTTTTGTAGAGGGATTTTCTCTGATAAATCTGTGACACATGGAGTTGTAGATTTTTTGAAGGGGTCCAAAACAACCCACATCAAGGGGTTGAAGGACATGGCTTGTGTGGGCCGGTAAGATGAATAGAATAATGTTATTCTTCTTTGCCCAATCCAGCACTGGAACATTTATGTGGCTTTTATGACCATCAAGCAGAACAAGGATAGGCTGTGACTTGTCCACTCTTTGCACATATCTGAGGAAATGGGTGTCCATGTAGTGTAAAAACACAGCTGAATTTGACCAGACACTGTCAGACATACACCCTGATGACCCTTGTGTAGACCCTTGTAACAGATCTGCATTCAGGCGTTTccctttgaaaacaaagaatggtGGAAGCTGTGTGCCTAATGCGTTTCCACATCCAATTATTGTTGTAACACAGGACCTTGACGAAGTAACTGCTGGTGCCTTCAATGTGCCACTTATTATGAATGGTGGGGTATGCTCTGTTTGGATACCTTGTTCGTCAATGTTATAGACACACTCAGGTTTGTTGTggaggtcatgtttttcaacaacgcTCATCAAATTGTTGAAATATTCATGAACATTGGCCTCTGATGTGGCTTCAGCTCTGTAGTTGGACAGTGCCCTCGGACGAACAACTCGCAACTCAGGCCATCGCTGCTGGAAACCCTTAAACCTTTTCACAGACAAAGGTTTATCATTTGGCCTTTTACCAAGGAACACTGCATAGTTTGTAGCACTTGCTACAACTTCACTGATGGTATAACCATACCCAAGGGCAGCCATTGTCTTGACATGGTCAACTAGTTTGTCCTCTTCTTCCTGAGAGAAGAGTGGAGCTGGTCCGGGTTTGAGGCATTCAGGGTCAATAACCCCTTTCACACGGTCCCATAGTGTAGTATGAGGAACACCATACTGTTTTGCAACAGTTCTTACTGGCAAGCCACTGTCTTTTACTTTAAGGTATGCATTGTGAAGAGCTGTTGGTGAGTAAAGACCTCTGTGTTTAATTATCTTCTAAGGATTagactgaaaaaaaagaaaaacaaacttaacTTTATGATGATCAATTGTCAAGAAAGAAAAGCTGGACTATTTTTTCGGAACTGTGCTGTAGCTCTAAGAgcgataataaaacaaagtcacatgactatcacatgactgtcacgtgacccggactcgacGAAAAAATCTACGTCTGCTGCAACCAAAATTGCAAATGGAAATacgctttttggtgtgtaaatgcacgttttgataaatgcattcaaaaagtaatagcaaaaaatacataaaaccgtgtaaataacaataaatgcatttcttttacctgttttcggcgcatttgttgcAAGCTTAGTGGACAAGTAGGTCACGGACTTCATAAATGACCCTTTGTTTAtggatgtgacgtcatgcgcacttttgcgcatgcgcatataGAACCAAAACAAACCGTCCGATATCAGGTTCTGTTCGATaataggtacttacacgataactTCTACTTGTATCtattatttaatttgtaagtTAAGTTATGTACTTAAGAAGTGAAACACTCTTTTCTTCGCTTCATTGATCATGTATGAAGGGAAggtttttgcattttatttgcaTAAAGCGGAAGGCTTTATGAATAAATTAGATGCCAAAAACTTATGGGATTAATTCGCGtatgaatttagtaagcgcctccATTTTCAATACGCAATATCCATCATGTACATGTCATACATGGCATAATATatccaagtagtcccacgctcGGTTTCCTCGTGCGCCtcgtggaggcaactcgcttcatcGAAAAACAAACCCCAGTCACGTTATATActctagccaatcagaataatgtaatCTAGTGAAACCAACggcaattgtaattatattatgcaaattacttttactgtttttaattCAGATGAATGAAGATGAACAGCTGTCAGTAATGTGTGTATGACTCACTGTTAAACACTTAACTGTGTAAATGTTTGGTTTGGAAATTTgtgttatgattttaatataacttcACAGACCTAACAATGAGATTGATGTCAGTGTGGATGCAGGATGGCAGAAAAGAGGCAGTGGAAGGGCGTATGATAGTTTATCAGgtgaaaaatatgtaaacaaactgctagcatgtacatgtactaaccattcttcttgtttgtttaattataatgtaaggctatataaaacaattacatacatgtacaattgaaCTGCATGaaatcaattttataaatttatggtGACATTATTAACTACTGTTGTGTAATGACCAAAATGTTAATATTAtctgcattaaataaatattaaataattgaagACTGACATACTTGTTTGTACCTCTATGAATAGAATGCTTCGATATGCCCATATTGTTAGCTTATATCATTCAAGGACACTGCTCAATGGTCGGCACGAAGACTGGCAAGGTCTTGGCATATGCAGTCCGTAGCAAAACCTGCAGAGTATGCAGTCAGCATAAGAAAAAAGGTAATGACCCATGCAAGCTACACGATTGTAGAAAAAATTGGAGTGGTTCAGCAAAGGCCATGGAACCAGACATGGTCACTGAAATGATCATTGAAACTGCCAAAAAAGGTGTTAAGGTTACAGGGATAGTTGGTGATGATGACACCACAACAGCAGCAAGACTGAAAACCAATGTTCCCCATATGGTAGAGAAAAGATCTGACAAAAAtcatgtgaaaaaaaatctggccAATTGTCTGTATGGCATGCAAAAGAACTTTCCAACTTTAAGCACAAAAATTATCAACTATTTACTTAAATTATTCAACTACAATATATCACAGAATAAACAAAACCCTGTCGGCATTTCACGTGGTATGGATGCTGTTGTTGGACACGTGTTTGGTGATCATTCTTCCTGTGATGACAAATGGTGCAGGTTTATTCATAACAGCTCTGCTAAATATTCCTCCTTACCCTATGGAAGACCACTGACCAACCCTTCACTAAAGGCGGCATTGCTTGATGTTTTTGGTGCTTATAAAAAATAGCCCCCAAATTAAGCATGTTGGGCAGTACTCAAGCCAACGAGAGCCTCAACAAGTCCATAGCCAGCAAAGCTCCCAAACAGCTTCATCTTTCTGGGTCAGCTAATTTGAATTTTAGGGTTGCTGCTGGTGTAGCACAGAAAAACCTTGGAAGCTGTTATCTCACAAATGTAATATAATCTATATATATTGGATGTTATATTATACTTTACAAGTTCTGCATGCTGTCATGAAATgacatttgatttgtttttagcttgactactatatatgaaatatatatagtggagctagcctactcaccccggcgtcggcaggagcgttggaatgttaaagtttgcgtaccacctcaaatattttctttgtcccttgacatattgctttcatatttagcaaacttctttaccaacatgacccaatctataaacaagagcagacaactgtaccaagcattttataagaattatgaccctttttatgtcctccaccactgtagtgctaaaattgccataacttctttatttatgatcagatttgaagGACTTTACCCAAATCATCACTAACTAtcttataagtttgttttatgtctttacaaatgttcaatagattgtggaaaatatacctctataaatacacaatttctttaaaacattagcgatcaatatgttttatttatggtCCTCTTGcggttagaatatgactatatcaccttgaccttattgaatatgaacaatttccccatgatggctaacGTTGTTATGTCAAGCAttttgaatagtcgagcgcgctgtcttctgacagctcttgttagtttATCTGAGCATGAGCAGTTTTTTTATTACGTTATTGTAACACTTATGTATTTCCTAACTTATTTCCATGGATGATATTAATAAACAGATTTGGTAATTGGATTAAAATCAAACTTGATGAGTTTGTTTATGACTTTAAATATCTCGGGGTATTTGTGAGGTTTTGGGTAATGGCACATCAGTACCGGTAAATAAACAGTAATTACCCGTAATTAATCTtcaaccaaaatacaaatcaaaacaaacagATTATATACATTTGTTacgcccccttcgaagaagagggggtatattgctttgctcatgtcggtcggtcggtccgtccaccaggtggttgtcagacgataactcaagaacgcttgggcctaggatcatgaaacttcataggtacattgatcatgactcgcagatgacccctattgattttgaggtcactaggccaaaggtaaaggtcacggtgacaagaaatagtaaaatggttttttaatgataattcaagaacgcatatgcctaggatcatgaaacttcatgggtagattgatcatgacttgcagatgacctctattgattttgaggtcactaagtcaaaggtcaagatcacggtgatccgaaatagtaaaatggtttccggatgataactcaagaacgcatacgcctaggatcatgaaacttcatgggtagattaatcatgactcgcagatgacccctattgatttttaggtcactaggtcaaaggtcaaggtcacagtgaccggaaatagtaaaatggtttttggatgataactcaagaacgcatacgcctaggatcatgaaacttcatgggtagattgatcatgacttgcaaatgacccctattgattttgaggtcacaaggtcaaaggtcaaggtcacggttacccgaaatagtaaaatgattttcggatgataactcaagaacgcttttgcctaggatcatgacacttcataggtacattgatcgtgacccgcagatgacccctattgattttcaggtcactaggtcaaaggtcaaggtcacaatgacaaaaatcgtattcacacaatggctgccactacaacggacagcccatatggggggcatgcatgttttacaaacagcccttgttaaatatttaattaatttgtactGCTGTGAAACACTAGAGACATCATTGCTTCCTGTAGGGTTTTAAATAGTTTTGTATACATTGACACATTGCAGTAATTGTCTGTTAGTCAtgcatcaatttttttttatccatGGAAATTTGATCCAGCAGAATGTAAAGTTTGGTTTACTGTATGCTGTTTAAGAAGTTAATGTAGTAACATTAGttactttttgagttatttattatcaatgagATGCTAATGTCATTAATGAATGTTAACATCAcattgttctttgaaaaaaacaccCATTCACATCGTGATTGAGGTGCAACTTGTGCTTTTTAATGCCGGTATAATAgaatacaacatttaaaaaatcagcttttattttgtcaattgtttCACAGTACACAAAATATTTATTCCATTTAACCGTATAATTTTTGTATattattgacattatttcatattattttattccacataagcatattctagcattgtgcattgtcaactgttctgtcatttactTCGATCTATTTCAGGTTAATCAGAAACTGGGTGTTTCACCCGGTACTTTCACGTCAAAACTGGCTCTTCTCCGtgaccttcagcacaaaaaaagaaTGGCTATAGCTGTTACTCGTGCAGCAAAACAGCGACGCATACGACTCAAACTggaacggtatttttaattaagggcattttatttttaaaacacagtattcttcatGTTTATGCCCCAAAAGGGCgacatatagttttcgcactgtccgtgggtcggtcggttagtctgtcacacttttcgtgtctgctctctaattcaagtagtttttatatgATCTtaaccaaaattggtcagaagttcgaacatgggccatgcgggatcctgggtttcttacaattgtatggattTTTTACACGGTTGTGCTTTTATATAGTGACAAAGTTGGAGTTTGGTGCATCCATGtcatgtggacacatttcttgttttattgtttcaatagatccatcaattatatatgcaaagtagtagtaacatataaaagcaaatgctaatgtttgtaaattgattattgtaaaagcatcAATATGCTgtgtaattatttctttaaataaaaatcagaGATAACCCATGAAGGTGCAAGCACATTTTCCAATGGGAAGTATGTTTTCctgttcaggcattcaaaggacATAGTGCAAGAAGTACGAGAGGGACCAACGTacagttcaaacatagaggaccaagaTGTTGAACTTACAACTATACCCCCACCTGTACCCAAGCCTGGTCCAGCAGGACTAGATACTACtgggaaggaatttgttttctGTGATTTGGAAACAACagggttaggtaaagtttatttttaacatattccttattcaTAGTGTTGCACATACAGAAGTTTATATTTGTCcaattcaggtatttaggtaTTCTAAGTCTCCTAAGTTAAACCTGTAttcaaaaatatacatatttacctataacataattcaacctgctaCTGCTGAGTAACTCAATGTGAGATATATTATGTGAATTGTTGGTCAACCCAGCATATTGAATTGCAAAaagagttatgttcagactagtttctcattttgctttcatataataattcattcttaatctttattgataaaatgatagtaaataccactGAGATGATGCAATGTTGCATTACCCGCAACTGGCTATAGTATATTGGCGTGCATCATTAAATAATTGAAACACTcttctcttcgcttcttcagCTTTATGAATAAATTAGATGCCAAAAACTTACTTTCATATATCCATTAAGTGAAGAAAAGAacgtttcaattttcataatatcagttattatgccccccttggaagaagagcggtactattgttttgctggatgttagTCTGTAGGTAGATCATTCAGTTTCCGATCAATGATTTGTCAACTTATTCACAGATTGGCTttttactttccatgtgcataggcATTAGACAATatataacccctattgaaattagggtcaatatgtcaaagatcaaggtcacactaagtgtgaaaattgtttccgatcaataacccttcaactgaaaaaaatctctgaaaccacaaTGCATAGAGAATGGATGTGAAAGAACCTCTTGTAcgattgttcaaattaagcttCATAATAAGTCCTGTCCTGGGggggggcaatgtttttccctTATATGTTTATAGTAAACACTGCAAAAGAAGTTTGCATTGTACTTGGGTGAGCAAACCAGAGCTCTGTGATTAACAGAGCTAAAATgggttttatgtaaaatgtaaaatttttgtttgttttttcagagcgtacttctcacataattcagatagctgcagtgcatACAACTGGTCAGTTTTCAACATATGTGATGCCAGAGAAGAAGATGTCCTTGAAAGCATCAGGAATAACTGGAGTGACTGTTGTTGGCGAGTCTATGCTTGTCAAGGGACAAACAGTAACAGCTGTCCCAatcaaatctgcattgacaagttttgtaacattcttacagaaatgttcaccagttattttagttgggcataatatagagtcttttgattgtaaagtgttgctccaTGCTATCCATTCTTGTGGAAAAATGTTTGAGgttcagcaaaatatttgtggctttttagatacttataaattgttaaaggaaatattaccaaatatgaaattataaaagCAGGAAAATTTAGTTAAAGACGTCATTGGTGAATCATACATGGCACATTGCGCTCTACAGGATGTTTTAGCTTTACAAAAGTTAGTAAACTCTGTTCCTCTTGaccaaaatattgtaaacaaatattcattcagctaTGAACGTGCAGTATATGCATACAATGTTTCACTAAATGTTGCTTCCAATATCAAATCCTTGCAAACAATTATTGATAAAAAAGTTATGAGTCAAGTTGTTGcaaggaaagttgcaggaagtggattgcaacttaaacatttgagaaCTGTATCACAAAGAAACGGACTGAGTGGTTTAAGGAGCCTCCTGTCAGAGGTTACACACGGACAAATAAGAGtaacaaaatcagagaaaataatatgtgcaatagCAAGTTATTTGTTGCCAGATatctaaccaattgtaatttTCATCTTGTACATAGATTGGCAATGAAATCGAATAGCTGTTACATAATTAGTTTTGCTTCTCAATGACAAACATAGTTatgattcttatgtcagttgtatttctcatgtttcacctaagttgtaagatatttttggcaatgcattaaaccacagatggtTAAACAGTTGAAACATTATTGCGCCACTAATTgtattatatgttgttttttgtagaTGTACTAATTTGATTTGTAGTATTTAGTGTTTAGTATAACTggtgaacatttctgtaagaatgttataaGCATTTCTGTAATGTGAATTTTGATAGTTGTTGCATACATTAGTAGTTgttgtgtacatgtgtattttatatatatggaCAACAACACATTTGTATGCCTCCAAAGCGGTCATATATTGATCGGACCgtacgtccgtctgtctttccgtcacactttgcgttcaggtttcaaaaaaaggctcataacttctatgtcacttcagatgtaaccttcatatttggtatgcatttatgtgtatatggacaaggcctttccatacaaacACAAATGTGgacgctctctaattgaagtagttttcacccgatcttcacctaatttggtcaaaagttgtgtctagatgatatgtaggtcaagttcaaatatggatcatgccgggtaaaaaacgaggtcacgaggtcacttagtgcatttcaagcatttagcatggtgtccgctctctaattgaagttgttttcatccgatcttcacctaatttagtcagaagttgtgtctagatgatatgtaggtcaagttaaaatatggttcatgccgggtcaaaaacgaggtcagaatgtcatttagtgcatttcaagcatttagcatggtgtccgctctctaattgaagtagttttcatctggtcttcaccgaatttagtctgatgttacgtctaaatgatatctaggtcaagctcaaatatgggtcatgccgggttgataactaggtcttgaggtcacttagtacatttcaagcattgagcatggtgtccaaaaccttcgaacgggcgtatcttgtgacagtttggcagtCTTGTTAAACAATGAGAAAATTCTGTATTTTAACTTAATGTGATTAATATTTTGTCTTATTACTTATAATTATTACATTGT containing:
- the LOC127840680 gene encoding uncharacterized protein LOC127840680, whose protein sequence is MKRVASTRRTRKPSVGLLGYIMPSLHNAYLKVKDSGLPVRTVAKQYGVPHTTLWDRVKGVIDPECLKPGPAPLFSQEEEDKLVDHVKTMAALGYGYTISEVVASATNYAVFLGKRPNDKPLSVKRFKGFQQRWPELRVVRPRALSNYRAEATSEANVHEYFNNLMSVVEKHDLHNKPECVYNIDEQGIQTEHTPPFIISGTLKAPAVTSSRSCVTTIIGCGNALGTQLPPFFVFKGKRLNADLLQGSTQGSSGCMSDSVWSNSAVFLHYMDTHFLRYVQRVDKSQPILVLLDGHKSHINVPVLDWAKKNNIILFILPAHTSHVLQPLDVGCFGPLQKIYNSMCHRFIRENPSTKITRYNVAPLGSAAYVAALSVENLRSAFKKSGVFPVDESAVSKEHFTTSLPYVAAPSVPEINKNMHERNPDVFFYEAEVVINKKKEFNNAKKKNNILEFTSGKEITDPIIEQKLRERAETTNEQKNKQQTEQSNKHSKLMPTKETVSQTRNKQLKKKQSTKQHTYPEPGPSHLNTDVESSEDEDDDETCCVCSLFQPKELANCVSLIFVKWAKCDFDNCSHWVHLQFCTATNVVRRNDPFYCPCHNIAEE